The following are encoded together in the Spiroplasma apis B31 genome:
- a CDS encoding L-lactate dehydrogenase, whose translation MMKKEQKIVLVGCGAVGTSFVYSAINQGLAQHYVLIDVFKDAAEGNALDLLDTHAVLSSPFDSIKAGDYQDCKDADLVVITAGRPQKPGETRLEMIADNAKIMKEIATSIKKSGFKGVTLIASNPVDVLTRVYQKVTGFDSNRVISSGTTLDSSRLKRLLADKLNVIPRSVKAYLFGEHGDSSVAAWSNATVMGKSLQAYLDNGKITKEDLEEVKNDAVHMAYKIIEKKRATFYGIGACLARISKAILTDEKAQLMVGAQLTGQYGINGVYTSVPCILGWNGIEEILEWDLTSEELSGFGASCNQLEEVFKTAEEAIK comes from the coding sequence ATAATGAAAAAAGAACAAAAAATAGTATTAGTTGGTTGTGGGGCTGTAGGAACAAGTTTTGTGTACTCAGCTATTAATCAAGGATTAGCACAACATTATGTTTTAATAGATGTATTTAAAGATGCAGCTGAAGGAAACGCATTAGATTTATTAGACACACACGCAGTTTTATCAAGTCCATTTGACTCAATCAAAGCAGGAGATTACCAAGACTGTAAAGATGCAGATCTAGTAGTAATTACAGCAGGTAGACCTCAAAAACCTGGTGAAACAAGACTTGAAATGATTGCTGATAACGCAAAAATTATGAAAGAAATCGCAACAAGCATCAAAAAGTCAGGATTTAAAGGAGTAACACTTATTGCTTCTAACCCAGTTGATGTTTTAACAAGAGTTTATCAAAAAGTTACAGGTTTTGACTCAAATAGAGTTATTTCTTCAGGAACCACACTTGATTCTTCAAGATTAAAAAGATTATTGGCAGATAAGTTAAATGTTATTCCTAGATCTGTAAAAGCATATTTATTTGGAGAACACGGGGATTCATCAGTAGCTGCTTGAAGTAATGCAACTGTTATGGGTAAATCTTTACAAGCATACCTAGATAATGGAAAAATCACAAAAGAGGATTTAGAAGAAGTAAAAAACGATGCTGTACATATGGCTTACAAAATAATTGAGAAAAAAAGAGCAACATTCTACGGTATCGGAGCTTGTTTGGCAAGAATCTCTAAAGCTATCTTGACTGATGAAAAAGCGCAACTAATGGTTGGTGCACAGTTAACAGGACAATACGGTATTAACGGAGTTTATACAAGTGTTCCTTGTATTCTTGGATGAAATGGTATTGAAGAAATCTTAGAATGAGATCTTACTTCAGAAGAACTAAGCGGTTTTGGTGCATCATGTAATCAACTTGAAGAAGTGTTCAAAACAGCTGAAGAAGCTATTAAATAA
- a CDS encoding ABC transporter ATP-binding protein, with translation MQTLDERVKFFSKTKFKKLGILLKEVAKEYPVLFSSYIIIAFIDTFLFSAMSIVITNLIKVINQEGGNSLFGLPMYWYNWAIIGAVMIVCFAFSEFTLNYLSGLLTRKAEIFLRVKCLDNLTNVDLSFYSKNQIGNIMTKIVGDSQGVADGLNEFGVNLIYCFVMFTTVNTVMFSLDVKIASICLGLFFILFLISWIIFFAYQKALITSIDYKQKLDTDNTDRLMNIRLIKSSGTELYELERVKEFNKEYDKKINKTVKINACLVIFSNFFGWILPGITTILVIVLYKDIWELKRVVSLAIGFMSSVSILTSAVFLLPIILRALSRTINCNTRLNFIYSHESLIKYIEEPIVVNNIDSIEFKDVEFSYPESPSKPILPTTNLVFEKGKSYAFVGETGSGKSTIAKLLLRFYDPKAGSVLINGVNLKEIDLPSYLDKVGYVEQEPQILYGTVMDNIKYAKFDASDEEVIEAAKKAQIHDFILTLSDKYDTILGERGFMLSGGQKQRLVIARMFLKNPQLLILDEATSALDNIVEKEVQAQLDKLVVGRTTIVIAHRLSTIKNCDKIVVLGQNAQGIIQIGTFDELKEQEGRFNKLYKAGLMG, from the coding sequence ATGCAAACATTGGACGAAAGAGTTAAATTTTTCTCTAAAACAAAATTCAAAAAGCTTGGTATTCTTTTAAAAGAAGTTGCAAAAGAATATCCTGTACTTTTTTCTTCATATATAATAATAGCTTTTATAGATACATTTTTGTTCTCTGCTATGTCTATTGTTATTACGAACCTGATAAAAGTTATAAATCAAGAAGGTGGTAATTCTCTTTTTGGGCTACCAATGTATTGATATAATTGAGCAATAATTGGTGCTGTCATGATAGTATGTTTTGCTTTTTCGGAATTTACACTAAATTATCTTAGTGGATTGCTTACAAGAAAAGCTGAAATTTTTCTAAGGGTGAAATGTTTAGATAACTTAACTAATGTAGACCTTAGTTTTTATTCAAAAAATCAGATTGGAAATATAATGACAAAAATAGTTGGTGACTCACAAGGGGTAGCCGATGGTTTGAATGAGTTTGGTGTCAACCTGATATATTGTTTTGTAATGTTCACCACTGTTAATACAGTTATGTTCTCATTAGATGTCAAAATTGCTAGCATTTGTTTAGGACTATTTTTCATATTATTTTTAATATCTTGAATAATATTTTTCGCATACCAAAAAGCACTTATAACATCAATCGATTATAAACAAAAACTTGATACTGATAATACTGATCGATTAATGAATATTCGATTAATAAAGTCTTCTGGAACAGAACTTTATGAATTAGAACGTGTCAAAGAATTTAATAAGGAATACGATAAAAAAATCAACAAAACTGTTAAAATTAACGCTTGTCTTGTTATATTTTCAAACTTCTTTGGTTGAATTCTCCCTGGAATTACAACTATATTGGTTATTGTATTGTATAAAGATATTTGAGAGTTAAAAAGAGTTGTCTCATTGGCTATTGGATTTATGTCATCTGTTTCAATCTTAACCTCGGCTGTATTTTTATTGCCAATTATTTTAAGAGCTTTATCAAGAACCATAAACTGTAATACAAGACTAAACTTTATATATTCTCATGAATCATTAATAAAATACATAGAGGAACCAATAGTTGTGAATAACATTGACTCTATTGAGTTTAAAGATGTAGAATTTTCTTACCCTGAATCACCTTCAAAACCAATCCTCCCAACCACAAACCTAGTGTTTGAAAAAGGAAAAAGTTATGCTTTTGTTGGGGAGACAGGTAGCGGTAAGTCTACAATTGCAAAACTGTTACTTAGATTTTATGACCCTAAAGCAGGAAGTGTTCTTATCAATGGGGTTAACTTAAAAGAAATAGATCTTCCTAGTTATTTAGATAAAGTTGGTTATGTTGAACAAGAGCCGCAAATATTATATGGTACTGTAATGGATAATATAAAATATGCTAAGTTTGATGCTTCAGATGAAGAAGTAATTGAAGCGGCTAAAAAGGCCCAGATTCACGACTTCATATTAACTCTTTCTGATAAATATGACACTATTCTAGGGGAAAGAGGATTTATGTTATCAGGAGGACAAAAACAAAGATTAGTAATAGCTAGAATGTTTTTGAAAAATCCTCAATTATTGATTCTTGATGAGGCAACTAGTGCATTAGATAATATTGTCGAAAAAGAGGTACAAGCACAATTAGATAAATTGGTGGTGGGAAGAACTACAATTGTTATTGCTCACCGTCTTTCAACAATTAAAAATTGTGACAAAATTGTTGTTTTAGGGCAAAATGCTCAAGGAATAATACAAATCGGAACATTTGATGAGTTAAAAGAACAAGAAGGAAGATTTAATAAGTTATATAAAGCAGGATTAATGGGATAG
- a CDS encoding ABC transporter ATP-binding protein yields the protein MAFEEKAKESILKQIDKERKHRGYIKMIFIYLRKHKLFALLIFILALMASSIGVSAPLVMKQIMKCLVDMTDESQSQPTTKFIIWDFTWLHWVLLQIAMYCGLGISIFSLNIAVGKLGKAVEIYLRNETVRALIQQDISYYSDKKIGEILTKLGADTWIIGEQTQNIPMMILIAIFNFIGSSVVLISVDWRLGLISMSFVAFGLSAILIFFSKVKSWIKKLRTTITFVNGDVTDRIGTIRLIKASGTESYEKKRFREIHTEFYETVRAFFKRLSFVLTSAFVSIMAIQLLILTTAYGFYKNDTEKLLIITTSFISGLGTMTSPIFQLLRALFGFLMANECTRRVFQIIDSKPIMDPHFYSGQGKIIDKIDKDIIFENVSFNYPEKPEKNVLPKFNFVFEKGKSYAFVGETGSGKSTISKLLLRFYDPTEGRILINGEVDLKELHLKSYLDLVGYVEQEPQIMFGTVKENIKYTTPNVTDDEVIEAAKKADLHNLIMSWPNKYETILGERGFMLSGGQKQRLVIARMFLKNPQILILDEATSALDNIVEKEIQAELEKLMIGRTSVSIAHRLSTIKNCDHIIVLAPGKGVVQIGTFDELKNTEGHFKKLYDAGLMKTEEVKNLI from the coding sequence ATGGCATTCGAAGAAAAAGCAAAAGAAAGTATCTTAAAACAAATAGATAAAGAACGCAAACATAGAGGTTATATAAAAATGATTTTTATTTACCTAAGAAAACATAAGTTGTTTGCTCTTTTAATTTTTATCCTAGCACTAATGGCTAGCTCAATTGGAGTATCTGCTCCTTTGGTTATGAAACAAATTATGAAGTGTCTTGTTGATATGACAGATGAGAGCCAATCTCAACCAACAACAAAGTTTATTATTTGAGACTTTACTTGATTGCATTGAGTTTTACTTCAAATAGCAATGTATTGTGGTCTTGGAATAAGTATTTTTTCATTAAATATTGCAGTAGGTAAGTTAGGTAAAGCTGTCGAAATATATTTAAGAAATGAAACTGTACGAGCACTTATTCAACAAGATATTTCATACTATTCTGATAAGAAAATCGGAGAAATTCTTACTAAGTTGGGTGCAGACACTTGAATAATTGGTGAACAAACTCAAAATATTCCAATGATGATTCTTATCGCTATATTCAACTTTATCGGTTCTTCAGTCGTACTTATCTCAGTTGATTGAAGATTAGGACTAATATCAATGTCTTTTGTTGCTTTTGGTTTGTCTGCAATTCTGATCTTCTTTTCAAAAGTAAAAAGTTGAATAAAAAAATTACGTACAACAATAACATTCGTTAACGGAGATGTCACTGATAGAATTGGAACAATTCGTCTTATTAAAGCAAGTGGTACAGAAAGTTACGAGAAAAAAAGATTCAGAGAAATTCACACCGAATTTTATGAAACTGTAAGAGCTTTCTTCAAAAGACTAAGTTTTGTTCTTACAAGTGCTTTTGTCTCTATTATGGCAATTCAATTACTAATTCTTACAACTGCATACGGGTTTTATAAAAATGATACTGAAAAATTACTTATCATTACAACTTCGTTTATCTCAGGATTAGGTACAATGACATCTCCAATCTTTCAGTTATTAAGAGCTTTATTCGGTTTCTTGATGGCGAACGAATGTACTCGAAGAGTATTTCAAATTATTGATTCTAAGCCAATAATGGATCCACACTTTTATTCAGGTCAAGGAAAAATAATAGATAAAATAGACAAAGACATAATATTTGAAAATGTTTCTTTTAACTACCCAGAAAAACCCGAAAAAAATGTATTACCAAAATTTAACTTTGTTTTTGAAAAAGGAAAAAGCTATGCTTTTGTAGGGGAAACTGGTAGTGGTAAATCTACAATATCCAAATTATTATTAAGATTTTACGACCCAACAGAAGGACGAATATTGATTAATGGAGAAGTTGATTTAAAAGAGTTACACTTAAAATCATATCTTGACCTCGTTGGTTATGTCGAACAAGAACCCCAAATAATGTTTGGAACTGTTAAAGAAAATATAAAATACACAACTCCAAATGTCACCGATGATGAAGTTATCGAAGCGGCTAAAAAAGCAGACCTTCATAATTTAATAATGTCTTGACCAAACAAGTACGAAACTATTCTTGGTGAAAGAGGGTTTATGTTGTCGGGAGGACAAAAACAAAGACTAGTAATAGCTAGAATGTTTTTAAAAAACCCACAAATTCTAATTTTAGATGAGGCAACCAGTGCCTTAGACAATATTGTTGAAAAAGAAATTCAAGCAGAATTAGAAAAACTTATGATCGGTAGAACTAGTGTTTCTATAGCTCACAGACTTTCAACAATTAAAAATTGTGATCATATTATAGTTCTAGCACCAGGGAAAGGTGTAGTCCAAATTGGTACGTTTGATGAATTAAAAAATACTGAAGGACATTTTAAAAAACTATATGATGCAGGATTGATGAAAACCGAGGAAGTTAAGAACTTGATTTAA
- a CDS encoding EAL domain-containing protein, with protein MNFTSSLIACLSYIIITILIFTITWGLSKHLFEKIKIYYELVLGVALGVLSLFGVIIISLLMSKDKNLQLSILLPIFLFWTCLLFISPYSSIGVLSCNLIALLLFPKIFPEYFGQIEGAAMISIVVLAYSVTFILFFISLFYKKITKGLIWSVTTFFILLSGFVSFMPIIKDKTALNNFGTLLLWLGVSYLAYAYLTVVNQVHTHAIKLQNIVRYEDQYYLNSASAHEQILNNIWKNKIRYGIYLNYYISNFEKFETKVNTNIKETIVSEISSQAYNLFSNKFSGSIFFKPNYKNFGVFIPLMEHDQLADKEKKEVLSKEVELIIKSITSDFFIENYRVSVKIKSVMSFYGLHSNNLDTLLEYNNLAQSHITFANEQVLNEIQPQQITKQKNRNKKMLSLNEIVALNHCSVLFEPIYFSGIKDFFGYNLNNMIEGSEVNSSLFEENKNIIENYGLQSLFTRYLALYSIKTLAKYKIKDKKLFLSYDIGYFTSPEFDFQDFITKINLYKINKKNLVICFDITQEVVNKNYLEKNINLCMEKGLKIAVTNFGALGTDFSLLEFYKPTYIFLEGDIVKKINLIKENEAILLNCIAIANKLKAKLIAQRVDTYMIYKTLKSKGVEYFSGDLIGSSSEPTPLIGTELRYLLNK; from the coding sequence ATGAATTTTACATCATCGCTAATCGCATGTCTTTCTTACATTATAATTACAATTTTAATATTTACCATCACGTGAGGACTCTCAAAACATCTTTTTGAAAAAATAAAAATTTACTACGAATTAGTTCTTGGCGTAGCACTTGGTGTTTTATCTTTGTTTGGTGTAATTATAATTTCTCTTCTAATGTCTAAGGATAAAAATTTACAGTTATCAATTTTGTTACCTATATTTTTATTTTGAACTTGTTTATTATTCATTTCTCCTTATTCTTCTATTGGGGTTCTTAGTTGTAATTTAATAGCTCTTTTGTTATTTCCAAAAATATTCCCAGAATATTTCGGACAAATCGAAGGAGCAGCAATGATCTCAATAGTGGTTTTAGCATACTCAGTAACCTTTATATTATTTTTTATAAGTTTGTTTTATAAAAAAATAACAAAAGGACTGATATGATCAGTTACAACGTTCTTTATTTTATTGAGTGGTTTTGTATCATTCATGCCAATCATAAAAGATAAAACAGCTTTAAATAATTTTGGTACCTTATTATTATGGTTGGGTGTAAGTTATCTAGCATATGCATACTTAACAGTTGTTAATCAAGTTCACACTCATGCAATTAAATTGCAAAACATTGTAAGGTATGAAGATCAATATTATCTTAACTCTGCATCTGCACACGAACAAATTTTGAATAATATTTGAAAAAATAAAATCAGGTACGGTATTTATTTAAATTATTATATATCCAACTTTGAGAAGTTTGAAACAAAAGTAAATACGAACATTAAAGAAACTATAGTATCTGAAATCTCTTCACAAGCTTACAACTTGTTCTCCAATAAGTTTTCGGGTTCAATATTCTTCAAGCCGAATTACAAAAACTTTGGGGTTTTCATTCCCTTAATGGAACATGACCAATTAGCTGACAAAGAGAAAAAAGAAGTCTTATCGAAGGAAGTGGAACTAATAATCAAAAGCATTACCTCAGATTTCTTTATAGAGAATTATAGAGTAAGTGTAAAAATTAAATCAGTCATGTCATTTTATGGTCTACATTCTAACAATCTTGATACACTTCTTGAATATAATAACTTAGCACAAAGTCACATAACCTTTGCTAACGAGCAAGTATTAAATGAGATTCAACCACAACAAATAACTAAACAAAAAAATAGAAATAAAAAGATGCTTTCTTTAAATGAAATTGTAGCATTGAATCACTGTTCTGTGCTATTTGAACCTATTTATTTCTCAGGGATAAAAGACTTTTTTGGTTACAATTTGAATAATATGATCGAAGGTTCTGAAGTAAATTCATCTCTTTTTGAAGAAAATAAAAACATAATTGAAAATTATGGACTTCAGTCTTTATTTACTAGATATCTTGCACTCTATTCTATTAAAACATTGGCTAAATACAAAATTAAAGATAAAAAATTATTTTTAAGTTATGACATTGGTTACTTTACTAGTCCAGAATTTGACTTCCAAGATTTTATAACTAAAATTAATTTATATAAAATAAATAAAAAGAACTTGGTAATTTGTTTTGATATAACACAAGAAGTGGTTAACAAAAATTACCTAGAAAAAAACATTAATCTTTGCATGGAAAAAGGACTTAAGATAGCTGTAACTAACTTCGGAGCACTTGGAACAGATTTTAGCTTGTTGGAATTTTATAAACCTACTTATATCTTTTTAGAAGGAGACATTGTAAAAAAAATTAACTTAATAAAAGAGAATGAAGCTATATTGTTAAACTGTATAGCTATTGCAAATAAACTAAAGGCTAAATTAATTGCACAAAGAGTAGATACTTATATGATTTATAAAACTTTAAAATCAAAAGGTGTAGAATATTTTAGTGGCGACCTAATAGGAAGCTCAAGTGAACCTACACCATTAATTGGTACAGAACTTAGATATTTATTAAACAAATAA
- the mgtE gene encoding magnesium transporter: protein MEKNKIQELTKNILHCLEENNVKKLREISEDNYPADIAEALEELENKYILIALRLFSTEISGEIFTFLDTEIQEEVVKQFSSKQIKELFEEIYTDDVVEILEEMPSNIAKKILRSASRESRMQINEILKYEEYSAGSIMNVEYTKLRMNWTVEKAIETIKAERDKTEEVYDFFVVDELNNLKGFVELKELFFSKPEQLVKDVMDDRIIYSYTKTDQEEVTEKFKKYDITTLPILNSQNKLVGIITVDDIIDVIEEEATEDIQKMAGISPTEDEYFKTSVWKMVRSRTLWLLILMLSATLTQIVIILFMKKYNIDTKVSSANGTWNITYIVTMLLMPLITVISGTSGNAASQTSTMVVRSLSLKEVEAKDFFKILWKELRVAFFVGLILILVNFIRMIVIYSVEYKGNINRQELWHTIATITIAMFLTLMVSKTLGVLLPIFAKKIKLDPAIMAAPLLTTLVDALATAIFFSVGLIFFMPQISV from the coding sequence GTGGAAAAAAATAAAATACAAGAGTTAACAAAAAATATCCTTCATTGTCTAGAAGAGAATAATGTAAAGAAATTAAGAGAAATAAGTGAAGACAACTACCCAGCGGACATAGCCGAAGCATTGGAAGAACTTGAAAACAAGTATATTTTGATAGCTTTAAGGTTATTCTCTACTGAAATAAGTGGGGAGATATTTACTTTCTTAGATACTGAAATACAAGAGGAAGTTGTAAAGCAATTCTCTTCAAAACAAATAAAAGAACTTTTTGAGGAAATCTACACAGATGATGTTGTAGAAATACTCGAAGAAATGCCTTCTAACATCGCTAAAAAAATTTTACGTTCTGCTTCTAGAGAATCTAGAATGCAGATTAATGAAATTTTAAAGTATGAAGAATACTCAGCAGGAAGCATCATGAATGTCGAGTATACTAAACTTCGTATGAATTGGACGGTTGAAAAAGCGATTGAAACAATCAAGGCCGAAAGAGATAAAACTGAGGAAGTCTACGATTTTTTTGTTGTTGACGAACTTAATAATTTAAAAGGATTTGTTGAACTTAAAGAGTTATTTTTCTCCAAACCAGAACAGTTAGTCAAAGATGTTATGGATGATAGAATAATTTATTCTTATACCAAAACAGACCAAGAAGAAGTAACAGAAAAGTTTAAAAAATATGATATTACAACTTTACCAATTTTAAATAGTCAAAACAAGCTTGTAGGAATAATAACTGTCGACGATATAATTGATGTCATAGAAGAAGAAGCAACTGAAGATATTCAAAAAATGGCTGGAATTAGTCCAACAGAAGACGAGTACTTCAAAACTAGTGTTTGAAAAATGGTGAGATCTAGAACCTTATGATTATTGATATTAATGTTGTCTGCAACCTTAACCCAAATAGTTATCATACTTTTCATGAAAAAGTATAATATAGATACTAAAGTTTCAAGTGCAAATGGAACATGAAATATAACTTATATAGTCACAATGCTCCTTATGCCTTTGATAACCGTTATATCTGGCACTTCTGGAAACGCCGCCAGTCAAACATCGACGATGGTCGTTCGTTCATTATCTTTAAAAGAAGTTGAAGCTAAGGACTTTTTTAAGATTTTATGAAAGGAACTGCGTGTTGCATTTTTTGTGGGATTAATACTTATACTTGTGAACTTTATAAGAATGATTGTTATTTATAGTGTCGAATACAAAGGAAATATTAATAGACAAGAATTATGACACACTATCGCAACAATAACTATTGCTATGTTTTTAACTTTGATGGTTTCAAAAACTCTTGGTGTTTTGTTACCGATATTTGCCAAAAAAATAAAGTTGGATCCTGCAATAATGGCGGCACCCTTACTCACTACATTGGTGGACGCTCTTGCTACCGCAATATTCTTCTCAGTTGGTCTAATATTCTTTATGCCCCAAATTAGCGTTTAG